A single region of the Polymorphum gilvum SL003B-26A1 genome encodes:
- a CDS encoding ribonuclease J — protein MADANEIVFLPLGGVGEIGMNLGLYGYGPDGDRTWLVVDCGVTFAGPELPGVDLVLPDIRFLEGERDRIAGIVITHAHEDHYGALLHLWPHLRAPVYATPFTAGLLAAKAESEPHAPEIPVTIVNQGDRLNIGPFDVEIVAMSHSIPEPCALALRFPEGLVVHSGDWKIDPTPGLGKPIDMDRLAAIGREGVLALVCDSTNAYREGISPSEADVATELKRVIGAAKHRVAVTTFSSNVARIRAVAEAAAAAERDVVVVGRSMRRVIDVAGELGYLDGLPPFHDEDAFGYLPRDKAVLLCTGSQGEPRAALARIASGEHRNIALTRGDLVIFSARTIPGNEKDVNAVVNGLAKAQIEIMTDRDALIHVSGHPRRGELEQIYKLLKPKVLVPVHGEPFHLAAHAEFARAKKIKTVVVAGNGDIVRLGPGPAEVIDEAPFGLTLVDGKIVNEPELTGVKERRKLSFAGAVVVALVLNRSGDLVDDPALALFGLPETDNDGESMEALVLKAVNGAIGSIPKARRKDADLVGEAARRAARSAVADIWGKKTLCKVLVSRV, from the coding sequence ATGGCGGATGCCAACGAAATCGTCTTCCTGCCCCTCGGCGGCGTGGGCGAAATCGGAATGAACCTGGGCCTTTACGGCTATGGCCCGGACGGCGACCGCACCTGGCTCGTGGTGGATTGCGGCGTGACCTTCGCCGGCCCGGAACTGCCGGGCGTCGACCTGGTGTTGCCCGACATCCGCTTCCTGGAAGGCGAGCGCGACCGCATCGCCGGCATCGTCATCACCCATGCGCACGAGGACCACTACGGCGCGCTGCTGCATCTGTGGCCGCACCTGCGCGCGCCGGTCTACGCGACGCCGTTCACCGCCGGGCTGCTGGCGGCCAAGGCGGAAAGCGAGCCGCATGCGCCGGAGATACCGGTGACCATCGTCAACCAGGGCGACCGGCTGAACATCGGCCCGTTCGACGTCGAGATCGTCGCCATGTCGCATTCCATCCCCGAGCCATGCGCGCTGGCGCTGCGGTTCCCGGAGGGGCTGGTGGTGCATTCCGGCGACTGGAAGATCGACCCGACGCCGGGGCTCGGCAAGCCGATCGACATGGATCGGTTGGCGGCGATCGGCCGGGAAGGGGTGCTGGCGCTCGTCTGCGATTCGACCAACGCCTACCGGGAGGGCATCAGCCCGAGCGAGGCCGACGTCGCGACCGAACTCAAGCGCGTGATCGGCGCCGCCAAGCACCGGGTCGCGGTGACGACCTTCTCGTCCAATGTGGCGCGCATCCGCGCGGTGGCCGAGGCGGCGGCGGCAGCGGAGCGCGACGTGGTGGTGGTCGGCCGCTCGATGCGCCGGGTGATCGACGTCGCCGGCGAACTCGGCTACCTGGACGGCCTGCCGCCCTTCCACGACGAGGATGCCTTCGGCTACCTGCCGCGCGACAAGGCGGTTCTGCTGTGCACGGGTTCGCAGGGCGAGCCGCGAGCGGCGCTGGCGCGCATCGCGTCCGGAGAGCATCGCAACATCGCCCTGACGCGCGGCGACCTGGTGATCTTCTCGGCGCGCACGATCCCAGGCAACGAGAAGGACGTCAACGCGGTCGTCAACGGCCTCGCCAAGGCCCAGATCGAGATCATGACCGACCGGGACGCCCTGATCCACGTGTCCGGTCATCCGCGCCGGGGCGAGCTGGAACAGATCTACAAGCTGCTGAAGCCCAAGGTGCTGGTGCCGGTCCACGGCGAGCCGTTTCATCTGGCCGCCCATGCCGAATTCGCCCGTGCCAAGAAGATCAAGACCGTGGTGGTGGCCGGCAACGGCGACATCGTCCGGCTCGGCCCCGGTCCGGCCGAAGTCATCGACGAGGCGCCGTTCGGCCTGACCTTGGTCGACGGCAAGATCGTGAACGAGCCGGAGCTGACCGGCGTCAAGGAGCGGCGCAAGCTGTCCTTCGCCGGCGCCGTGGTCGTCGCGCTGGTGCTCAACCGCAGTGGCGACCTGGTCGACGATCCGGCGCTGGCGCTGTTCGGCCTGCCGGAGACCGACAACGACGGCGAGAGCATGGAGGCGCTGGTGCTCAAGGCGGTCAACGGGGCGATCGGCAGCATCCCGAAGGCACGGCGCAAGGATGCCGACCTCGTCGGCGAGGCGGCGCGGCGGGCGGCGCGGTCGGCGGTTGCCGACATCTGGGGCAAAAAGACACTCTGCAAAGTGCTGGTCAGCCGTGTATGA
- the mce gene encoding methylmalonyl-CoA epimerase, with product MIGRLNHVAIAVSDIDAATAVYRDTLGAEVSGKVEQPDHGVTTVFITLPNTKIELLEPLGDTSPIAKFLERNPSGGIHHVCYEVDDIRAARDQLMARGARVLGDGEPKIGAHGKPVLFLHPKDFLGTLTELEEA from the coding sequence ATGATCGGTCGGCTCAACCACGTGGCCATCGCGGTATCGGACATCGACGCGGCGACAGCGGTCTATCGCGACACGCTGGGTGCCGAGGTGTCGGGCAAGGTCGAGCAGCCCGACCATGGTGTGACGACCGTGTTCATCACGCTGCCGAACACCAAGATCGAGCTGCTGGAGCCGCTGGGCGACACTTCGCCGATCGCCAAGTTCCTCGAGCGCAACCCGTCGGGCGGCATCCATCATGTCTGCTACGAGGTCGACGACATCCGCGCGGCGCGCGACCAGCTGATGGCGCGGGGCGCGCGCGTGCTCGGCGACGGCGAGCCCAAGATCGGCGCGCATGGCAAGCCGGTGCTGTTCCTGCATCCGAAGGACTTCCTAGGCACGCTGACCGAACTCGAAGAGGCGTGA
- a CDS encoding DUF1467 family protein — translation MSIPFALAVYFMIWWIVLFAILPFGVRTQEEDGAVTPGSVPSAPSRPLLLRKALWTTVVASAVFASFVWLRASGITLDDIPLPGPR, via the coding sequence ATGTCGATCCCCTTCGCGCTGGCCGTCTATTTCATGATCTGGTGGATCGTGCTGTTCGCGATCCTGCCGTTCGGCGTGCGCACCCAGGAGGAAGATGGCGCGGTGACCCCGGGCTCGGTGCCGAGCGCGCCGAGCCGGCCGCTTTTGCTGCGCAAGGCGCTGTGGACGACCGTGGTCGCGTCGGCGGTGTTCGCGAGCTTCGTGTGGCTGCGGGCGTCCGGCATCACGCTCGACGACATCCCGCTGCCGGGCCCGCGCTGA
- the proS gene encoding proline--tRNA ligase produces the protein MRLSRFFLPILKETPKEAEIVSHRLMLRAGMIRQQSAGIYSWLPLGFRVLRKIEKIVEEEQARAGAVQLLMPTIQPADLWRESGRYDAYGKEMLRITDRHEREMLYGPTNEEMITEIFRSYVRSYKDLPLNLYHIQWKFRDEVRPRFGIMRGREFLMKDAYSFDIDKEAARHAYNRMFVAYLRTFARMGLKAIPMRADTGPIGGDMSHEFIILASTGESAVFCDRSLLDLPTPGEDTDFLSDLSPIVEAWTTPYAATDEMHDETTFAALPEAERVSARGIEVGHIFYFGTKYSEPMGARVMTAEGTEVPVHMGSYGVGVSRLLGALIEANHDDDGIIWPASVAPFHVGLINLKPGDADTDSACAGLYARLEAVGVEVLYDDVDTRAGAKFATMDLIGLPFQIIAGPRGLKDGVVEVKERASGQRESLSLEAAFNRVREALTA, from the coding sequence ATGCGCCTGTCCCGCTTCTTCCTGCCCATCCTGAAGGAAACGCCCAAGGAGGCGGAAATCGTCTCGCACCGGCTGATGCTGCGCGCGGGCATGATTCGCCAGCAGTCGGCAGGCATCTATTCGTGGCTGCCGCTGGGGTTCCGGGTGCTGCGCAAGATCGAGAAGATCGTCGAGGAGGAACAGGCGCGCGCCGGCGCGGTGCAGTTGCTGATGCCGACCATCCAGCCGGCCGACCTGTGGCGCGAAAGCGGGCGCTACGACGCCTACGGCAAGGAGATGCTGCGCATCACGGACCGTCACGAGCGCGAGATGCTGTACGGGCCGACCAACGAGGAGATGATCACCGAGATCTTCCGCTCCTACGTGCGCTCCTACAAGGACCTGCCGCTCAATCTCTACCACATCCAGTGGAAGTTCCGCGACGAGGTGCGCCCGCGCTTCGGCATCATGCGCGGCCGCGAGTTCCTGATGAAGGACGCCTATTCCTTCGACATCGACAAGGAGGCGGCGCGCCACGCCTACAACCGCATGTTCGTCGCCTATCTGCGCACCTTCGCCCGCATGGGGCTGAAGGCGATCCCGATGCGCGCCGACACCGGCCCGATCGGCGGCGACATGAGCCACGAGTTCATCATCCTCGCCTCGACCGGCGAGAGCGCGGTGTTCTGCGACAGGAGCCTGCTCGACCTGCCGACGCCGGGCGAGGACACGGACTTCCTGTCCGACCTGTCGCCGATCGTCGAGGCCTGGACGACGCCCTATGCGGCGACCGACGAGATGCATGACGAGACGACCTTCGCCGCGCTGCCGGAGGCGGAGCGCGTGTCGGCGCGCGGCATCGAGGTCGGCCACATCTTCTATTTCGGCACCAAGTATTCCGAGCCGATGGGCGCCAGGGTGATGACCGCAGAGGGCACCGAGGTGCCGGTGCACATGGGCTCCTACGGCGTCGGCGTGTCGCGCCTGCTGGGCGCGCTGATCGAGGCCAACCACGACGACGACGGCATCATCTGGCCCGCTTCGGTGGCGCCGTTCCATGTCGGCCTGATCAACCTGAAGCCGGGCGACGCCGACACCGATTCTGCCTGCGCCGGGCTCTACGCCAGGCTGGAGGCGGTCGGGGTCGAGGTGCTGTACGACGATGTCGACACCCGCGCCGGCGCCAAGTTCGCGACCATGGACCTGATCGGCCTGCCGTTCCAGATCATCGCCGGCCCGCGCGGCCTGAAGGATGGCGTGGTCGAGGTGAAGGAACGGGCGAGCGGACAGCGCGAGAGCCTGTCGCTGGAGGCGGCCTTCAACCGGGTGCGCGAAGCATTGACGGCCTGA
- a CDS encoding lipoprotein-releasing ABC transporter permease subunit: MTERKTTTAAAGAERAKGPRPFAAFEWMIAGRYLRSRRREAFISVIAGFSFVGIMLGVATLIIVMAVMNGFRSELLTKILGINGHMLVQPIDQPLTDYDAVAARLEGVSGVVAAMPFVEGQAMVSGPAGNFGALVRGLWEADIRRLPLVAGNVRAGSLDGFDEGGGVAIGTRMAQQLGLAVGDNVTIISPRGAVTPMGVTPRLKSYPILAVFEIGMSEYDSTILFMPLEEAQVYFRMEGKATGVEVYVEDPDKVGAMRASVEDGAARPAFVTDWRQRNVTFFSALEVERNVMFLILTLIVVVAALNIISGLTMLVKDKGRDIAILRTMGATRGAVMRVFVITGASIGIVGTLAGFLLGLVVCLNIESIRQFISWLTRTQLFDPTLYFLSRMPADMDSGETVMVLAMAMGLSLLATLYPAWRAARLDPVEALRYE, from the coding sequence ATGACGGAACGCAAGACGACCACGGCCGCGGCCGGAGCGGAGCGGGCCAAGGGCCCGCGGCCCTTCGCCGCCTTCGAATGGATGATCGCCGGCCGCTACCTGCGCTCGCGCCGGCGCGAGGCGTTCATCTCGGTGATCGCCGGCTTCTCCTTCGTCGGCATCATGCTCGGGGTGGCGACGCTGATCATCGTCATGGCGGTGATGAACGGCTTCCGCAGCGAGCTGCTGACCAAGATCCTCGGCATCAACGGCCACATGCTGGTGCAGCCGATCGACCAGCCGCTGACCGACTACGACGCGGTGGCGGCGCGCCTGGAAGGCGTTTCCGGCGTCGTCGCCGCGATGCCCTTCGTCGAGGGCCAGGCGATGGTGTCGGGGCCGGCCGGCAACTTCGGGGCGCTGGTGCGCGGCCTGTGGGAAGCCGACATCCGCCGCCTGCCGCTGGTCGCCGGAAACGTGCGCGCCGGCAGCCTCGACGGCTTCGACGAGGGCGGGGGCGTTGCCATCGGCACGCGCATGGCCCAGCAGCTCGGCCTCGCCGTCGGCGACAACGTGACCATCATCTCGCCGCGCGGCGCGGTGACGCCGATGGGCGTGACGCCGCGCCTCAAGTCCTATCCGATCCTGGCGGTGTTCGAGATCGGCATGTCGGAATACGACAGCACAATCCTGTTCATGCCGCTGGAGGAGGCCCAGGTCTATTTCCGCATGGAGGGCAAGGCGACCGGCGTCGAGGTCTATGTCGAGGATCCGGACAAGGTCGGGGCAATGCGCGCCAGCGTCGAGGACGGCGCGGCGCGGCCGGCCTTCGTCACCGACTGGCGCCAGCGCAACGTGACCTTCTTCTCCGCCCTGGAGGTGGAGCGCAACGTCATGTTCCTGATCCTGACGCTGATCGTCGTGGTCGCGGCGCTGAACATCATCTCCGGCCTGACCATGCTGGTGAAGGACAAGGGGCGCGACATCGCCATCCTGCGCACCATGGGCGCGACGCGCGGGGCGGTGATGCGCGTCTTCGTCATCACGGGAGCGAGCATCGGCATCGTCGGGACGCTCGCCGGCTTCCTGCTCGGGCTGGTCGTGTGCCTCAACATCGAGAGCATCCGCCAGTTCATCTCCTGGCTGACGCGCACGCAGCTGTTCGACCCGACGCTGTATTTCCTGTCGCGCATGCCGGCCGACATGGACAGCGGCGAGACCGTCATGGTGCTGGCGATGGCCATGGGGCTGTCGCTGCTGGCGACGCTCTACCCGGCCTGGCGGGCGGCCAGGCTCGATCCGGTCGAGGCGCTCAGATACGAATGA
- a CDS encoding ABC transporter ATP-binding protein, which yields MTATASSPQTARGPKGAAARPPVLRLTGIRRSFAEAEGRLDILKGADLSIGAGEMVALVAPSGTGKSTLLHIAGLLERPDAGEVHVAGQACSGLSDDARTAIRRNDIGFVYQFHHLLPEFTALENVMMPQMIAGLPKPVAGERAQELLAYMRLGARASHRPSELSGGEQQRVAIARAVANAPRLLLLDEPTGNLDPHTAGYVFDAVQALVRASGVGALFATHNMELAARMDRVITLRDGLVLDL from the coding sequence ATGACGGCGACGGCTTCCTCCCCGCAGACGGCCCGCGGGCCGAAGGGCGCTGCCGCCCGGCCGCCGGTGCTGCGGCTTACCGGCATCCGCCGCTCCTTCGCCGAGGCCGAGGGCCGGCTCGACATCCTCAAGGGCGCCGACCTGTCGATCGGCGCCGGCGAGATGGTCGCGCTGGTGGCGCCGTCGGGAACCGGCAAGTCGACCCTGCTGCACATCGCCGGCCTGCTGGAACGGCCCGACGCCGGCGAGGTCCATGTCGCCGGCCAGGCCTGCAGCGGCCTGTCGGACGACGCGCGCACGGCGATCCGCCGCAACGACATCGGCTTCGTCTATCAGTTCCACCATCTGCTGCCCGAGTTCACGGCGCTGGAGAACGTCATGATGCCGCAGATGATCGCCGGCCTGCCCAAGCCCGTGGCGGGCGAGCGGGCGCAGGAACTGCTCGCCTACATGCGTCTCGGCGCGCGGGCCAGCCACCGGCCGTCGGAACTGTCCGGCGGCGAACAGCAGCGCGTCGCCATCGCGCGCGCGGTCGCCAACGCGCCGCGGCTGCTGCTGCTCGACGAGCCGACCGGCAACCTCGATCCGCATACCGCCGGCTATGTCTTCGACGCCGTGCAGGCACTGGTGCGCGCCTCCGGCGTCGGCGCGCTGTTCGCCACCCACAACATGGAGCTGGCGGCCCGCATGGACCGGGTGATCACCCTGCGCGACGGGCTGGTGCTCGACCTGTGA